A stretch of the Gemmatirosa kalamazoonensis genome encodes the following:
- a CDS encoding sulfite exporter TauE/SafE family protein: MIAIGGDALRLLPVMVAAALGGAVNAVAGGGTLLTFPSLVSLGISPIVANATSTVALWPGSVSSMYGYRDALRGAGGWAVAFAVPSLAGGALGAWLLLHTSPERFAHLAPWLVLGATSLFAMQGVLAARRGAVPELARPRLRHLAAQFAVGVYGGYFGAGIGILMLAVLGMIGLRDIHRMNGLKNWGGTCMNFVAAATFSFTRLVDWPVALAMAVGSIAGGYVASRGAQRVPQYLVRRAVLVVGFVSGAWLLVEQLRR, from the coding sequence GTGATCGCGATCGGCGGCGATGCGCTGCGGCTGCTGCCGGTGATGGTGGCCGCAGCGTTAGGCGGTGCGGTGAACGCGGTCGCCGGCGGCGGCACGCTGCTCACGTTCCCGTCGCTCGTCTCGTTAGGCATCTCGCCCATCGTCGCGAACGCGACGAGCACGGTCGCGCTGTGGCCGGGATCGGTGAGCTCGATGTACGGCTACCGCGATGCGCTGCGCGGCGCGGGCGGCTGGGCGGTGGCGTTCGCGGTGCCCAGCCTCGCCGGCGGGGCGCTCGGCGCGTGGCTGCTGCTGCACACGTCGCCGGAGCGGTTCGCGCACCTCGCGCCGTGGCTGGTGCTCGGCGCCACGTCGCTGTTCGCCATGCAGGGCGTGCTGGCGGCCCGCCGCGGTGCGGTGCCCGAGCTCGCGCGCCCCCGTCTGCGCCACCTCGCCGCCCAGTTCGCGGTCGGCGTCTACGGCGGCTACTTCGGCGCCGGCATCGGCATCCTCATGCTCGCCGTGCTCGGCATGATTGGGCTGCGCGACATCCACCGCATGAACGGGCTGAAGAACTGGGGCGGCACGTGCATGAACTTCGTCGCCGCGGCGACGTTCTCGTTCACCCGCCTCGTCGACTGGCCGGTGGCGCTCGCCATGGCCGTCGGCTCGATCGCCGGTGGCTACGTGGCGTCGCGCGGCGCCCAGCGGGTGCCTCAATATCTGGTGCGGAGGGCGGTGCTGGTGGTGGGGTTCGTCAGCGGCGCTTGGCTCCTTGTCGAGCAGCTGCGGCGCTGA
- a CDS encoding antitoxin Xre/MbcA/ParS toxin-binding domain-containing protein, giving the protein MTAAQLLHLLVDPADAAPRPAVALVDDIAVARAVERGLPLAALRRLTTPDPADGGLTPDEIERLVIPRRTLTKRRARRQPLSLEESNRLVRLARVLATAVEAFGGDPATADDERTREATRRAARWLRRPSPALDGETPLGLCTTDAGARIVEDELGRIAFGVFA; this is encoded by the coding sequence ATGACTGCCGCGCAGCTCCTGCACCTGCTCGTCGACCCGGCCGACGCCGCGCCGCGCCCCGCGGTGGCGCTCGTGGACGACATCGCGGTCGCGCGTGCGGTGGAGCGCGGGCTGCCGCTCGCCGCGCTGCGCCGGCTGACGACGCCGGATCCGGCCGACGGCGGGCTCACCCCCGACGAGATCGAGCGACTGGTCATCCCCCGCCGCACGCTCACGAAACGGCGCGCCCGTCGGCAGCCGCTGTCGCTCGAGGAGTCGAATCGCCTCGTCCGGCTCGCTCGCGTGCTCGCCACCGCGGTGGAGGCGTTCGGCGGCGACCCGGCGACGGCCGACGACGAGCGCACCCGCGAGGCGACCCGCCGCGCCGCGCGCTGGCTCCGCCGTCCGAGCCCGGCGCTCGACGGCGAGACGCCGCTCGGCCTGTGCACGACCGACGCGGGCGCGCGCATCGTCGAGGACGAGCTCGGACGGATCGCGTTCGGGGTGTTCGCCTGA
- a CDS encoding S41 family peptidase, translating to MSAHRIRPLAVLLLALASGRVQAQVDARMLRQPAVSATQIAFVYGGDIWVVPKIGGVAERLTSARGEESFPKFSPDGTRLAFTGAYDGNQDVYVIPARGGDVTRVTYHPAIDRVAAWYPDGSALLIASSRTSETNRYDKLFRVSAAGGLPVQLPMPYGEFGTFSPDAKQVAYLPEAVDARTWKRYRGGWAPDIWIYDLEKNTARNITHDDASDAQPMWHGNTIYFLSDRATNMRGNIWAYDTQKDTFRQLTHFTDFDVKYPSIGPSDIVFQAGSRLYLLDLASEQMHEVQVRVVTDRSTLRPQPRAVAGEIAAADISPTGKRALFQAHGDVFTVPAENGLVHDLTGTSGAAERTPQWSPDGKSVAYWSDRTGEYQLTIRDADGTGAERTVTHLGPGFRYTPWWSGDGKRIAFVDEALRIQVVDVATGKVTPVDQALYWSHGDLQAFRPSWSADGRWLAYSRDVPNQHGAIFLWDATTGKTQQATSGYFDDTQPAFDPEGKYLYFLSGRSLAPSYSDLDNTWIYANTTNVVAVPLRADVPSPLAPRNDEEPAAADRTVPGAQKEDSTKRRARETLAAARDSTHRAPTPVAIDVDGFERRAVVLPAAPGNYTSLSAVAGRVLYRRTARTGTAQPAPNGGPPNVPTPIVAFDLNDREEKTLVENAAAFVVSADGKKMLVRAPNAPGAAQGGGPGAGPDYYIVDTKPAQKLEKKLALGGMSMVVDPAAEWHQIFDDAWRVERDYFYDPGMHGVDWNAMRARYRPLIDDAVSRSDVNFVLGELIAEINSSHTYVGGGDVETGPRRGVGLLGADFALENGAYRIARIVDGGQWDSEVRSPLLEPGIGVRAGDYLLAVNGRPVDTTKEPAAALDGLANTAVALTVNARPTMDGARVVLVKTLGDEGRLRNLAWIESNRKRVDSASHGRIGYVYVPSTGIDGQTELVRQYRAQVDRDGMIIDERFNSGGQIPDRFVELLDRPVTNYWKRRNGPSWQWPPVGSPGPKAMLVNGWSGSGGDAFPYYFKQAGLGPLIGMRTWGGLIGISGTPSFVDGGSVTAPDFAIYSTKREWIIENHGVDPDIAVVDDPALMARGRDPQLERAIQEVMTRVQAMPKPPAAPPYPKRTAPEP from the coding sequence ATGAGCGCCCATCGGATCCGCCCCCTCGCCGTCCTCCTGCTCGCGCTCGCGTCCGGCCGCGTCCAGGCGCAGGTCGACGCGCGCATGCTCCGCCAGCCCGCCGTGTCGGCGACGCAGATCGCGTTCGTGTACGGCGGGGACATCTGGGTCGTGCCGAAGATCGGCGGCGTCGCCGAGCGCCTAACGAGCGCGCGCGGGGAGGAGAGCTTCCCGAAGTTCTCGCCCGACGGCACGCGCCTCGCCTTCACCGGCGCGTACGACGGCAATCAGGACGTGTACGTCATCCCCGCGCGCGGCGGCGACGTCACGCGCGTGACGTACCACCCGGCGATCGACCGCGTGGCGGCGTGGTACCCGGACGGCAGCGCGCTGCTGATCGCGTCGTCCCGCACGAGCGAGACGAACCGCTACGACAAGCTGTTCCGCGTGAGCGCCGCGGGCGGCCTCCCGGTGCAGCTCCCCATGCCATACGGCGAGTTCGGCACGTTCTCGCCCGACGCGAAGCAGGTCGCGTATCTGCCCGAGGCGGTGGACGCGCGCACCTGGAAGCGCTACCGCGGCGGGTGGGCGCCGGACATCTGGATCTACGATCTGGAGAAGAACACGGCGCGCAACATCACGCACGACGACGCGAGCGACGCGCAGCCGATGTGGCACGGCAACACGATCTACTTCCTGTCCGACCGCGCGACGAACATGCGCGGCAACATCTGGGCGTACGACACGCAGAAGGACACGTTCCGTCAGCTCACGCACTTCACCGACTTCGACGTGAAGTACCCGTCGATCGGGCCGTCGGACATCGTGTTCCAGGCGGGGTCGCGGCTTTACCTGCTCGACCTGGCGTCGGAGCAGATGCACGAGGTCCAGGTGCGCGTCGTCACCGACCGCTCGACGCTGCGCCCGCAGCCGCGCGCGGTGGCCGGCGAGATCGCCGCCGCGGACATCTCGCCGACGGGCAAGCGGGCGCTGTTCCAGGCGCACGGCGACGTGTTCACCGTGCCGGCGGAGAACGGCCTCGTTCACGATCTCACCGGCACGTCGGGCGCCGCGGAGCGCACGCCGCAGTGGTCGCCCGACGGGAAGAGCGTCGCGTACTGGAGCGATCGCACCGGCGAGTACCAGCTGACGATCCGCGACGCGGACGGCACGGGCGCCGAGCGCACGGTGACGCACCTCGGGCCCGGCTTCCGCTACACGCCGTGGTGGTCGGGCGACGGCAAGCGCATCGCGTTCGTCGACGAGGCGCTGCGCATCCAGGTGGTGGACGTCGCGACGGGCAAGGTGACGCCGGTGGACCAGGCGCTGTACTGGTCGCACGGCGACCTGCAGGCGTTCCGCCCGAGCTGGTCGGCGGACGGCCGCTGGCTCGCGTACTCGCGCGATGTGCCGAACCAGCACGGCGCGATCTTCCTGTGGGACGCGACGACCGGCAAGACGCAGCAGGCGACGTCGGGCTACTTCGACGACACCCAGCCGGCGTTCGACCCCGAGGGCAAGTACCTGTACTTCCTCTCCGGCCGGTCGCTCGCGCCGTCGTACAGTGACCTCGACAACACGTGGATCTACGCGAACACGACGAACGTCGTCGCGGTGCCGTTGCGCGCCGACGTGCCGTCGCCGCTCGCGCCGCGCAACGACGAGGAGCCGGCCGCGGCGGACCGCACGGTGCCGGGCGCGCAGAAGGAGGACTCGACGAAGCGGCGCGCGCGCGAGACGCTCGCCGCGGCGCGCGACTCGACGCACCGCGCACCCACGCCGGTCGCGATCGACGTCGACGGGTTCGAACGGCGTGCCGTGGTGCTGCCGGCGGCCCCGGGGAACTACACGAGTCTGTCGGCGGTCGCCGGGCGCGTGCTGTACCGGCGCACGGCGCGCACCGGCACGGCACAGCCGGCGCCTAACGGCGGCCCGCCGAACGTGCCGACGCCGATCGTCGCGTTCGACCTGAATGATCGCGAGGAGAAGACGCTCGTCGAGAACGCGGCGGCCTTCGTCGTCTCCGCGGACGGCAAGAAGATGCTCGTGCGCGCGCCTAACGCGCCGGGCGCGGCGCAGGGCGGCGGCCCCGGCGCGGGACCGGACTACTACATCGTCGACACGAAGCCGGCGCAGAAGCTGGAGAAGAAGCTCGCGCTCGGCGGCATGTCGATGGTCGTGGATCCGGCGGCCGAGTGGCACCAGATCTTCGACGACGCGTGGCGCGTGGAGCGCGACTACTTCTACGACCCGGGGATGCACGGCGTCGACTGGAACGCCATGCGCGCGCGCTACCGGCCGCTCATCGACGACGCGGTGTCGCGCTCGGACGTGAACTTCGTGCTCGGTGAATTGATCGCGGAGATCAACTCGTCGCACACGTACGTGGGCGGCGGCGACGTGGAGACCGGCCCGCGGCGCGGCGTCGGACTGTTGGGCGCCGACTTCGCGCTGGAGAACGGCGCGTACCGCATCGCGCGCATCGTCGACGGCGGGCAGTGGGACAGCGAGGTGCGCTCGCCGCTGCTGGAGCCGGGGATCGGCGTGCGCGCGGGCGACTACCTGCTCGCCGTGAACGGGCGCCCCGTGGACACGACGAAGGAGCCGGCGGCGGCGCTGGACGGGCTCGCGAACACCGCGGTCGCGCTCACCGTGAACGCGCGGCCGACGATGGACGGCGCGCGCGTGGTGCTCGTGAAGACGTTAGGCGACGAGGGACGGCTGCGGAACCTGGCGTGGATCGAGTCGAACCGGAAGCGCGTCGACTCGGCGTCGCACGGGCGCATCGGCTACGTGTACGTGCCGAGCACCGGCATCGACGGGCAGACGGAGCTCGTGCGGCAGTACCGCGCGCAGGTGGACCGCGACGGGATGATCATCGACGAGCGGTTCAACAGCGGCGGCCAGATCCCGGACCGGTTCGTCGAGCTGCTCGACCGGCCGGTGACCAACTACTGGAAGCGCCGCAACGGGCCGAGCTGGCAGTGGCCCCCCGTCGGGAGCCCCGGGCCGAAGGCGATGCTCGTCAACGGCTGGAGCGGCTCGGGCGGCGACGCGTTCCCGTACTACTTCAAGCAGGCGGGGCTCGGCCCGCTGATCGGGATGCGGACGTGGGGTGGGCTGATCGGCATCAGCGGCACGCCCAGCTTCGTCGACGGCGGGAGCGTGACGGCGCCCGACTTCGCGATCTACAGCACGAAGCGCGAGTGGATCATCGAGAACCACGGCGTCGACCCGGACATCGCGGTGGTGGACGATCCGGCGCTGATGGCGCGGGGGCGCGATCCGCAGCTCGAGCGGGCGATCCAGGAGGTGATGACGCGGGTGCAGGCGATGCCGAAGCCGCCCGCCGCGCCGCCATACCCGAAGCGCACCGCGCCGGAGCCGTGA
- a CDS encoding RES family NAD+ phosphorylase translates to MTRLWRLAPGRHDPLSGEGARRHGGRWTSPGRPAVYLASQLPLAVLEVLAHVDRDTLPLDLTAFAVDVDDALGAPDGWGPAEPPALPDGWRAVAQPTACRAVGDAWLAIPAAARGALLRVPTAVLPDWAEHAGAGVAEGCWCAVLDPLHPDAARVTVAEHHPFAFDPRLVGRE, encoded by the coding sequence GTGACCCGCCTCTGGCGGCTGGCGCCCGGGCGCCACGACCCGCTCTCCGGCGAGGGCGCCCGCCGCCACGGCGGCCGGTGGACGTCGCCCGGCCGCCCCGCGGTCTACCTCGCGTCGCAGCTCCCGCTCGCCGTGCTCGAGGTGCTCGCCCACGTCGACCGCGACACGCTGCCGCTCGACCTCACGGCGTTCGCGGTGGACGTCGACGACGCGTTGGGCGCCCCCGACGGCTGGGGCCCGGCCGAGCCCCCGGCGCTCCCGGACGGCTGGCGCGCGGTGGCGCAGCCCACCGCCTGCCGCGCGGTCGGCGACGCGTGGCTCGCGATCCCGGCCGCCGCCCGCGGCGCGCTCCTTCGCGTCCCCACCGCGGTCCTCCCCGACTGGGCCGAGCACGCCGGCGCCGGCGTCGCGGAAGGGTGCTGGTGCGCCGTGCTCGACCCGCTGCACCCCGACGCGGCGCGGGTGACCGTGGCGGAGCACCACCCGTTCGCGTTCGATCCCAGGCTCGTGGGCCGTGAATGA
- a CDS encoding CBS domain-containing protein — MTTVQSILARKTQERPTMITVHRAATVREAVRLMAEHGIGGLPVLAEDGTVAGIFTERDLLRRVVALDLDPASTTVDLVMTHPVVVGSPSTPLDECANVMTERRFRHLPIIDGDRLVGMVTVGDVLALRAAEQEVTIAELNRYVFDLR, encoded by the coding sequence ATGACCACGGTGCAGAGCATTCTCGCGCGGAAGACGCAGGAGCGGCCCACGATGATCACCGTGCATCGCGCGGCGACGGTACGCGAGGCGGTGCGTCTCATGGCGGAGCACGGGATCGGCGGCCTGCCGGTGCTCGCCGAGGACGGCACGGTGGCGGGGATCTTCACCGAGCGCGATCTGCTGCGCCGCGTCGTCGCGCTCGACCTCGACCCCGCCAGCACGACGGTGGATCTCGTGATGACGCACCCCGTGGTGGTGGGCTCGCCGTCCACGCCGCTGGACGAGTGCGCGAACGTGATGACCGAGCGCCGCTTCCGCCATCTCCCGATCATCGACGGCGACCGGCTCGTCGGCATGGTGACGGTCGGCGACGTGCTCGCCCTGCGCGCGGCGGAGCAGGAGGTGACGATCGCGGAGCTGAACCGCTACGTGTTCGATCTGCGTTGA